In a single window of the Gossypium hirsutum isolate 1008001.06 chromosome A13, Gossypium_hirsutum_v2.1, whole genome shotgun sequence genome:
- the LOC107893449 gene encoding glycosyltransferase BC10 encodes MLSPTPLSLFCALLLCLPLAVIITITSPTTTVHDGSGHNLVPDLDPPPKTQQRFSSKPLPLPLHDDDSLFRVASRVNSKLPPGSPKKIAFLFLTISPLPFAPLWELYFNQTPKDLFNVYVHADPSYLYDPPFSGVFTHRVIPSKPALRFTPTLASAARRLLAHALLHDRSNYMFVLLSASCIPIHSFDFTYKTLTRSKKSFIEILNNEVGSYDRWAARGKDSMLPEVTLEDFRIGSQFWSLTRKHAKLVVGDEVIWAKFNQPCVVWDTCYPEENYFPTLIHMRDPRGAVPATLTHVDWNGSFDGHPRMYVESEIGPQLISRLRKDEPRYGDDGTYGSDSPATKQRRRFPFLFARKFSPGSIQPLLRIANDVVFKD; translated from the coding sequence ATGCTGTCCCCAACCCCACTCTCTCTTTTTTGTGCTTTACTCCTCTGCTTGCCTTTAGCCGTTATTATTACAATCACTTCGCCGACAACCACCGTCCACGACGGTTCCGGACACAACCTAGTTCCAGATTTGGACCCTCCGCCCAAAACCCAACAAAGATTCTCTTCCAAGCCACTGCCTTTACCATTGCATGACGACGATTCACTCTTCCGAGTCGCTTCCCGTGTCAACTCAAAACTCCCTCCCGGTTCACCCAAAAAGATTGCATTTTTATTCCTCACTATTTCGCCTCTGCCTTTCGCTCCGCTTTGGGAGCTTTATTTTAACCAAACCCCCAAAGATCTCTTCAATGTTTATGTCCATGCCGACCCGAGTTACCTTTACGACCCGCCGTTCTCGGGTGTGTTCACTCACCGAGTCATCCCTTCAAAACCCGCTCTCCGTTTCACCCCAACTCTCGCTTCTGCTGCCCGGAGGTTATTGGCTCACGCGCTGCTTCATGATCGTTCCAATTACATGTTTGTCCTCTTGTCCGCCTCTTGCATTCCCATTCACTCTTTTGACTTCACCTACAAAACGCTCACTCGGTCAAAGAAAAGCTTTATCGAGATACTGAACAACGAGGTCGGGAGTTACGATAGGTGGGCAGCGCGTGGAAAAGACTCGATGTTGCCGGAGGTTACGTTGGAGGATTTCAGGATTGGGTCTCAATTTTGGTCGCTGACACGTAAGCACGCGAAGCTCGTCGTTGGTGACGAGGTGATATGGGCGAAGTTCAACCAACCGTGTGTGGTGTGGGACACGTGTTACCCGGAGGAAAACTATTTTCCCACCCTCATACACATGCGGGATCCACGTGGCGCAGTGCCAGCCACCCTAACACACGTGGACTGGAACGGCAGCTTCGATGGTCACCCGCGCATGTACGTCGAGTCCGAGATTGGGCCTCAGTTGATCTCACGGCTAAGAAAAGACGAGCCTCGATACGGTGACGACGGGACCTACGGCTCTGATTCACCGGCGACGAAGCAACGGCGGCGTTTTCCGTTCTTGTTCGCTCGGAAATTCTCCCCGGGGTCAATTCAACCGTTGTTGAGAATAGCAAACGACGTCGTATTCAAGGATTAA